The following are from one region of the Hymenobacter sp. YIM 151858-1 genome:
- the murD gene encoding UDP-N-acetylmuramoyl-L-alanine--D-glutamate ligase, which yields MKLVILGSGESGVGAALLAQAKGHEVFVSDGGALKPAYKEKLDKAGIRYEEGTHTLAEILSADEIVKSPGIPEKAPVMKAVREKGIRVISEIDLASRYTKARSIAITGTNGKTTTTLLTYHLLKEAGYKVGLAGNVGHSFAEQVIEDAFDWYVLELSSFQLDDTYDYTPSVAVLLNITPDHLDRYDYSMQKYAQSKLRLTRNLDSSSYFIYNADDRVIEQEYQSVFVDTNDLPFTLQEHPERRCAAYFTSETTLRLDIPHVQNDGYEEVSIARSPLIGQHNRQNQAAAIMAARVAGVSVEQIEAALPRFHNADHRLQPVGEINGARFINDSKATNVEAAWFALDGVKAPLIWIAGGTDKGNDYSTLVPLARDKVKALICLGADNAKLRAVFGEVVPHLEETQDVREAVRRAAQLAQPGDVVLLSPACASFDLFKNYEDRGRQFAQAVAECGGASHAPAIG from the coding sequence ATGAAACTGGTAATCCTAGGTTCGGGCGAAAGTGGGGTGGGGGCGGCGCTACTCGCGCAAGCCAAAGGGCACGAGGTATTCGTGTCGGACGGCGGCGCGCTTAAGCCTGCCTACAAGGAGAAACTCGACAAAGCCGGTATCCGCTACGAAGAAGGCACGCACACGCTGGCGGAAATCCTGTCGGCTGACGAAATCGTGAAGAGCCCGGGTATTCCGGAAAAAGCGCCGGTAATGAAAGCCGTGCGCGAGAAAGGGATTCGCGTTATCTCCGAAATCGACCTGGCCAGCCGCTATACCAAAGCTCGTAGCATTGCCATTACGGGCACCAACGGCAAAACCACCACCACGCTGCTTACCTACCACCTGCTAAAAGAGGCTGGTTATAAGGTAGGCCTGGCCGGTAACGTTGGCCATTCGTTTGCCGAACAGGTTATCGAGGATGCGTTCGACTGGTACGTGCTGGAGCTGAGCTCTTTTCAGCTCGACGATACCTACGATTACACGCCCTCGGTGGCGGTGCTGCTGAACATTACGCCCGACCACCTCGACCGCTACGATTACTCCATGCAGAAGTATGCCCAATCCAAGCTGCGCCTCACGCGCAACTTGGATAGCAGCAGCTACTTCATCTACAACGCCGACGACCGCGTGATCGAGCAGGAGTATCAGTCGGTATTTGTGGATACCAACGATTTACCGTTTACCCTGCAGGAGCACCCCGAGCGGCGTTGTGCAGCGTACTTCACCTCCGAAACCACCTTGCGCCTCGACATACCGCACGTGCAGAACGACGGCTACGAGGAAGTAAGCATTGCCCGCTCGCCGCTGATCGGGCAACACAACCGCCAGAACCAAGCCGCCGCCATTATGGCCGCGCGGGTAGCCGGCGTTTCGGTGGAGCAGATTGAGGCCGCGCTGCCTAGGTTCCACAACGCCGACCACCGCCTGCAACCCGTGGGCGAAATCAACGGCGCGCGGTTCATCAACGATTCCAAAGCCACCAACGTGGAGGCCGCTTGGTTTGCCCTCGACGGCGTGAAAGCCCCGCTGATTTGGATTGCGGGCGGCACCGACAAAGGCAACGACTACAGCACGCTCGTGCCGCTGGCCCGCGACAAAGTAAAGGCGCTGATTTGCCTAGGTGCCGACAACGCCAAACTGCGCGCGGTGTTTGGGGAGGTAGTACCGCACCTGGAGGAAACCCAGGACGTACGCGAGGCCGTGCGCCGCGCCGCCCAGCTGGCCCAACCCGGCGACGTGGTGCTGCTCTCGCCCGCCTGCGCTTCGTTCGATTTGTTCAAGAATTACGAGGACCGCGGCCGGCAATTTGCCCAGGCAGTGGCGGAATGTGGGGGCGCGTCGCACGCACCCGCTATCGGTTAA
- the mraY gene encoding phospho-N-acetylmuramoyl-pentapeptide-transferase, giving the protein MLYYLFDFLHRHYNVPGTGVFQYTSFRAAMAVVTSLIIAQLFGKRLIAILRRKQIGETVRDLGLQGQLEKKGTPTMGGLIILLAILVPTLLFAKLDNIYVILMILSTVWLGLIGFVDDYIKVVKKDKEGLAGRFKMLGQIGLGLTVGWVLFFSHDVTVRQYLLPNGQISAVDASRVYQDVKLMITTIPFAKNNELNYGDLFATAGDFFNEYYAFFYIPIVIFIITAVSNGANITDGLDGLAAGTSAIIGTTLGIFAFVSGNAVLADYLDIMFIPNVGELTIFCTAFVGACVGFLWYNSYPAQVFMGDTGSLAIGGIIAVLALIVRKELIIPVLCGIFLVENLSVMVQVSYFKYTKRKYGEGRRLLRMSPLHHHYQKLGYHESKIVSRFWIVGIMLAVLTLVTLKLR; this is encoded by the coding sequence ATGCTCTACTACCTCTTCGATTTTTTGCACCGCCATTATAACGTTCCGGGCACGGGTGTATTCCAGTATACCTCGTTCCGGGCGGCCATGGCAGTGGTTACCTCGCTTATCATCGCGCAGCTGTTTGGCAAACGGCTGATTGCCATCCTGCGCCGCAAGCAAATCGGCGAAACGGTGCGCGACCTAGGTCTGCAGGGCCAGCTGGAGAAAAAGGGCACCCCCACCATGGGCGGCCTGATTATTCTGCTGGCCATTCTGGTGCCCACGCTGCTGTTCGCCAAGCTCGATAACATCTACGTTATCCTGATGATTTTGAGTACAGTATGGCTCGGCCTAATCGGTTTCGTCGACGACTACATCAAGGTGGTGAAGAAGGACAAGGAAGGCTTGGCCGGCCGCTTTAAAATGCTGGGCCAGATTGGCCTAGGGCTGACGGTGGGCTGGGTGTTGTTCTTCAGCCACGACGTAACGGTGCGCCAATACCTGCTCCCGAACGGCCAGATTTCGGCCGTGGATGCCAGCCGCGTGTACCAGGACGTGAAGCTGATGATTACCACCATCCCGTTCGCCAAAAACAACGAGCTGAACTACGGCGACTTGTTTGCCACGGCCGGCGACTTTTTCAACGAGTACTACGCCTTCTTCTACATTCCCATCGTGATTTTCATCATCACGGCGGTATCGAACGGGGCCAACATCACCGACGGCCTCGACGGCCTGGCGGCGGGCACCTCGGCCATTATCGGCACCACGCTGGGCATTTTCGCCTTTGTATCGGGTAACGCTGTGCTGGCCGATTACCTCGACATCATGTTCATCCCGAACGTGGGCGAGCTGACGATTTTCTGTACCGCCTTCGTGGGAGCGTGCGTGGGTTTCCTGTGGTACAACTCGTACCCGGCGCAGGTATTTATGGGCGACACCGGCTCGTTGGCCATCGGCGGCATCATCGCTGTGCTGGCCCTCATCGTGCGCAAAGAGTTGATCATTCCGGTACTCTGCGGCATTTTCCTGGTCGAGAACCTTTCGGTAATGGTGCAGGTGAGCTACTTCAAGTACACCAAGCGCAAGTACGGCGAAGGCCGCCGCCTGCTGCGCATGTCGCCGCTGCACCACCACTACCAAAAGCTAGGCTACCACGAATCCAAAATCGTGTCGCGGTTCTGGATTGTGGGTATCATGCTGGCAGTACTGACCCTTGTGACCTTGAAATTGCGTTAG
- a CDS encoding UDP-N-acetylmuramoyl-L-alanyl-D-glutamate--2,6-diaminopimelate ligase encodes MSSLTSTPQHPLRDLLTDVNVLEQRGAADVLVANLTLDSRQAAAATVFFALRGVQADGHQFIGKATDLGASVVVCEELPAELSEQVTYVRVADSAEAMAHMAAAFYGHPSKQLKLVGVTGTNGKTTTATLLHKLFTARGYKAGMLSTVQNQIGEEVIPATHTTPDAIRLNELLARMVAARCTHAFMEVSSHSVVQHRVTGLHFAGGIFTNLTHDHLDYHGTFDNYIKAKKGFFDMLPASAFALTNADDKRGMVMLQNTKASKATYSMRSLATVRGRLIENSVEGLLLEVDSHEVQFRLIGVFNAYNLLAVYGAATLLGEDPEETLTVLSGLTSAPGRFEPIVSPRKRVVGIVDYAHTPDALENVLTTIAEIRRPDQQVITVVGCGGNRDAAKRPVMAELACRLSDRTVLTSDNPRFEDPNEILKQMQAGVRPTDAGKYLTVPDRREAIKTACAIARPQDIVLVAGKGHETYQEIQGQRTAFDDREVLREAYELLSL; translated from the coding sequence TTGTCTTCGCTAACCTCCACTCCCCAGCACCCGCTTCGCGACTTACTCACCGACGTAAACGTGCTCGAGCAGCGCGGCGCGGCTGACGTACTCGTTGCTAACCTCACCCTCGATTCGCGCCAGGCGGCCGCTGCTACGGTTTTTTTCGCGCTGCGCGGCGTGCAGGCCGATGGTCATCAGTTTATCGGCAAGGCCACCGACCTAGGGGCCAGCGTGGTGGTGTGCGAAGAACTCCCGGCGGAGCTAAGCGAACAGGTTACGTATGTACGGGTGGCGGATAGCGCCGAAGCCATGGCGCACATGGCGGCGGCGTTCTACGGGCATCCATCCAAGCAGCTGAAGCTGGTAGGCGTAACGGGTACCAACGGCAAAACCACCACCGCTACGCTGCTGCACAAGCTGTTTACGGCGCGGGGCTACAAAGCCGGCATGCTCTCTACGGTGCAAAATCAGATTGGCGAGGAGGTAATCCCCGCTACGCACACCACGCCCGATGCCATCCGGCTGAACGAGCTGCTGGCACGCATGGTGGCCGCTCGGTGCACGCATGCCTTTATGGAGGTTAGCTCGCACTCCGTGGTGCAGCACCGTGTAACGGGCCTGCACTTTGCCGGCGGCATCTTCACCAATCTCACCCACGACCACCTCGATTACCACGGCACGTTCGATAACTACATAAAGGCCAAAAAGGGCTTTTTCGACATGTTGCCCGCTTCGGCCTTTGCCCTCACCAACGCCGACGACAAGCGCGGCATGGTAATGCTGCAGAATACCAAGGCCAGCAAGGCCACTTACTCCATGCGCAGCCTCGCCACGGTACGCGGCCGCCTCATCGAAAATAGTGTGGAAGGGCTGCTGCTCGAAGTGGACAGCCACGAAGTGCAGTTCCGCCTGATTGGGGTATTCAACGCCTACAACCTGCTGGCCGTGTATGGTGCGGCTACGCTGCTGGGCGAAGACCCCGAAGAAACCCTGACGGTGCTTTCGGGCCTAACCTCGGCGCCGGGCCGCTTCGAGCCGATTGTGTCGCCGCGTAAGCGCGTGGTGGGCATTGTGGATTACGCCCACACGCCCGACGCGCTGGAAAACGTGCTGACAACGATTGCGGAAATTCGCCGGCCCGACCAACAGGTGATTACCGTGGTGGGCTGCGGCGGCAACCGCGACGCGGCCAAGCGCCCCGTAATGGCCGAGCTGGCCTGCCGCTTGTCCGACCGCACGGTGCTTACCTCCGACAACCCCCGCTTCGAAGACCCGAACGAAATCCTGAAGCAGATGCAAGCGGGCGTACGCCCCACCGACGCGGGCAAGTACCTCACCGTGCCCGACCGCCGCGAAGCCATCAAAACCGCGTGCGCCATTGCCCGGCCCCAGGACATTGTGCTGGTAGCCGGCAAAGGCCACGAAACCTACCAGGAAATCCAAGGCCAGCGCACCGCCTTCGACGACCGTGAAGTGCTGCGCGAAGCTTACGAACTGCTGAGCTTGTAA
- a CDS encoding penicillin-binding protein — MSKQGSVKKSIVTRVRLAFLGVLLFSCAIVWKIQRIQYQEGERWRALEQERRIVYQPVFATRGNIFSDNESIMATSLPFYRVAWDPSVVSDELFNRKADSLALLLSRFFGDRSKDEYLRKLKNAHNPKARVRYVRLNSRQINFQEKKLLATWPIFRAGKNRGGVIFEKVDKRFRPFGGLAQRTIGFINEEKHGAGLEYTFNKQLAGKDGEALFERLPGGLKPVYDAAEVKPLDGYDIKTTIDINLQDVAENALLRSLMDNNAQYGTVILMEVKTGEIKAVANLGKVADGVYREDYNYAIADQGRTEPGSTFKLASMMALFEDNPELDLNDSVNTGRTGSMKIAGAVKTDSHPYGKISVQQVFEKSSNIGVAKLVNDHFSPEPNKYTDYLKKFGLHQPLGFQMSGEARPYIKDPQDRSWSRTSLSTMSIGYELKLAPLQTLAFYNAVANNGVKVQPIIVREIKQADQVLERFETKVLNPKICSDATLAKVKAMMEGVVENGTARGIRTPDYKIAGKTGTAWKFKNGRYTKTYSTSFCGYFPADKPKYSCIVVVDSPKNGRIYGADVAAPVFREVSDKAMARDQASQRPLLARAPLRKALVPAAHTGLQEDLQLVCSRLGVSNHAEGSSADEWVRADTQQGIKALQWQPLPVRRGRVPNVAGLTRRDALFMLENRGLRVRTVGTGRVTRQSLPAGAPLQRGATIMLELKDPTVVAKAAQPVLPYAPPKPTVAPEPTVIPEPVSASGQPTARPDGQGTLYPGLKPARSR; from the coding sequence ATGAGCAAGCAGGGCAGCGTTAAGAAATCCATCGTTACACGAGTTCGGCTCGCCTTTTTGGGCGTACTGCTGTTTTCGTGCGCCATCGTCTGGAAGATTCAGCGCATTCAGTACCAGGAAGGGGAGCGGTGGCGCGCCCTGGAGCAGGAGCGCCGCATTGTGTACCAACCGGTGTTTGCTACGCGCGGCAACATTTTCTCCGACAACGAGAGCATTATGGCTACCTCGCTGCCCTTCTACCGGGTGGCCTGGGACCCCTCGGTGGTAAGCGACGAGCTGTTCAACCGCAAAGCCGATTCGTTGGCGCTGCTGCTGTCGCGCTTTTTCGGCGACCGTAGCAAAGACGAGTACCTGCGCAAGCTCAAAAACGCGCACAACCCCAAAGCCCGGGTGCGCTACGTGCGCCTCAACTCGCGGCAAATCAACTTTCAGGAGAAAAAGCTACTGGCTACCTGGCCCATTTTCCGGGCTGGCAAAAACCGCGGCGGCGTCATCTTCGAGAAGGTGGATAAGCGTTTCCGGCCCTTCGGCGGCCTGGCGCAGCGCACCATTGGCTTCATCAACGAAGAAAAGCACGGCGCGGGCCTCGAGTACACTTTCAACAAGCAATTGGCCGGCAAGGATGGCGAGGCGCTGTTCGAGCGCCTGCCCGGCGGCCTGAAGCCCGTGTACGACGCGGCCGAAGTGAAGCCGCTCGATGGCTACGACATCAAAACCACCATCGACATCAACCTGCAGGACGTGGCCGAGAATGCCCTGTTGCGCAGCCTGATGGACAACAACGCGCAGTACGGCACGGTAATCCTGATGGAGGTGAAAACCGGCGAAATCAAGGCTGTGGCCAACCTAGGGAAAGTGGCCGACGGCGTGTACCGCGAGGATTACAACTACGCCATTGCCGACCAGGGCCGTACCGAGCCGGGCTCTACCTTTAAGCTGGCCTCGATGATGGCCTTGTTTGAAGACAACCCCGAGCTCGACCTGAACGACTCCGTAAACACCGGCCGCACGGGATCGATGAAAATTGCCGGGGCCGTCAAGACCGACTCGCACCCCTACGGCAAAATATCGGTGCAGCAGGTGTTCGAGAAGTCGTCGAACATTGGCGTGGCCAAGCTGGTGAACGACCACTTCAGCCCCGAGCCCAACAAGTACACCGACTACCTGAAGAAATTTGGCCTGCACCAGCCCCTGGGTTTTCAGATGAGCGGCGAGGCCCGGCCCTACATCAAAGACCCCCAAGACCGCTCCTGGAGCCGCACCTCGCTCTCCACCATGAGCATCGGCTACGAGCTGAAGCTGGCGCCGCTGCAAACGCTGGCCTTCTACAACGCCGTGGCTAACAACGGCGTGAAAGTGCAGCCCATCATCGTGCGCGAAATCAAGCAGGCCGACCAGGTGCTGGAGCGCTTCGAGACGAAGGTGCTGAACCCCAAAATCTGCTCCGACGCTACGCTGGCCAAAGTAAAGGCCATGATGGAGGGGGTGGTGGAAAACGGCACGGCCCGCGGTATTCGTACGCCCGACTACAAGATTGCCGGCAAAACCGGCACGGCCTGGAAATTCAAGAACGGCCGCTACACCAAAACCTACTCCACCAGCTTCTGCGGCTACTTCCCGGCCGATAAGCCCAAGTATTCGTGCATCGTGGTGGTCGATTCGCCCAAGAACGGCCGCATCTACGGTGCCGACGTAGCCGCCCCGGTGTTCCGCGAGGTATCTGATAAAGCCATGGCCCGCGACCAAGCCAGCCAGCGCCCCCTTCTGGCCCGTGCGCCGCTGCGCAAAGCCCTGGTGCCTGCCGCTCATACCGGCCTGCAAGAAGACCTGCAACTGGTGTGCAGCCGCCTAGGTGTCAGCAACCACGCCGAGGGCTCGTCGGCCGATGAGTGGGTGCGAGCCGATACGCAGCAGGGCATTAAGGCGCTGCAATGGCAGCCCCTGCCGGTGCGCCGGGGCCGCGTGCCCAATGTAGCAGGCCTAACCCGCCGCGATGCGCTGTTTATGCTCGAGAACCGCGGCTTGCGCGTACGCACCGTGGGTACGGGCCGCGTTACGCGGCAATCGTTGCCGGCCGGGGCGCCGCTGCAACGCGGCGCCACCATTATGCTGGAACTCAAAGACCCCACCGTGGTAGCGAAAGCCGCGCAGCCCGTGCTGCCTTACGCTCCGCCCAAGCCCACCGTGGCGCCCGAGCCCACGGTAATACCCGAGCCCGTTTCGGCCAGCGGCCAGCCCACCGCCCGCCCCGATGGCCAGGGTACGTTGTACCCCGGCCTGAAGCCTGCGCGCTCGCGCTAG
- a CDS encoding FtsL-like putative cell division protein encodes MAVNTLRPTTHQPRQNVPREVAPPAPEPEQLPEPEPVPEPRRPRPEPETKPRRQSTWSIFSVVEKVVNVDGLFRDGVPVRFLPHTLFVMFLILLYIGNTHYATRMNRSIQKLKVETEDLRADYTTLKSDYMEASKQSEVARKVAAYGLVESSSPPFRITVPAGGLDEAELDRLPVITADSLAARAVRDSAAVDSATQPAAAPTPEEEQH; translated from the coding sequence GTGGCCGTTAATACGCTTCGTCCTACTACGCACCAGCCGCGCCAGAACGTGCCGCGCGAGGTAGCGCCGCCGGCCCCCGAGCCCGAGCAGCTGCCCGAGCCGGAACCGGTGCCCGAGCCCAGGCGCCCGCGCCCCGAGCCGGAGACCAAGCCGCGTCGGCAGTCTACCTGGAGCATCTTCTCGGTAGTCGAGAAAGTAGTAAACGTCGATGGCCTGTTCCGCGACGGCGTGCCCGTGCGCTTTCTGCCGCACACGCTGTTCGTGATGTTCCTGATTCTGCTCTACATCGGCAACACGCACTACGCCACGCGCATGAACCGCAGCATTCAGAAGCTGAAAGTGGAAACCGAAGACCTGCGCGCCGATTACACCACCCTGAAATCGGATTACATGGAGGCCAGCAAGCAAAGCGAGGTGGCGCGCAAGGTGGCCGCCTACGGCCTGGTCGAAAGCTCGTCGCCGCCTTTCCGCATTACGGTGCCGGCCGGCGGCCTCGATGAAGCCGAACTCGACCGCCTGCCGGTGATTACCGCCGACTCCCTGGCCGCCCGCGCCGTGCGCGACTCCGCCGCCGTAGATTCGGCAACCCAGCCTGCTGCCGCGCCCACCCCCGAAGAAGAGCAACACTAG
- the rsmH gene encoding 16S rRNA (cytosine(1402)-N(4))-methyltransferase RsmH has protein sequence METPNATYHRPVMLQECLDGLDLQPNGRYVDVTFGGGGHSWAILERLGPDGHLYSFDQDADAERQAQRLLAGPRADRFTFIRANFGELQAELERRGAAPVDGLLADLGVSSYQFDTPERGFSTRFDGPLDMRMNPDEGPTAADVVNEYGEAELHRIFGMYGEVTNARTLAKAVVQSRGGRGIETIADLKKAIASCTPRGKENKYLAQVFQALRIEVNNELTVLEAMLEQAAQVLRPGGRLVVMSYHSLEDRLVKNYLGTGKFFGEVEKDLFGNPQKPFEVLTRKPVTASEEELQLNNRARSAKLRVGVRNEFVIKPKH, from the coding sequence ATGGAAACTCCCAACGCGACCTACCACCGCCCCGTGATGCTGCAGGAGTGCCTCGATGGCCTCGATCTGCAGCCCAATGGCCGCTACGTCGATGTTACTTTCGGCGGCGGCGGGCACTCGTGGGCTATTCTGGAGCGCCTGGGTCCGGATGGCCACTTGTACTCCTTCGACCAGGATGCCGACGCCGAGCGCCAGGCCCAGCGCCTGCTCGCGGGCCCGCGGGCCGATCGGTTCACGTTTATCCGGGCCAATTTCGGCGAGCTGCAGGCCGAGCTGGAGCGCCGCGGGGCTGCCCCCGTCGATGGGCTGCTTGCCGACCTAGGGGTGTCGTCGTACCAGTTCGATACGCCGGAGCGCGGCTTCAGCACCCGCTTCGACGGACCGCTTGACATGCGCATGAACCCCGACGAAGGCCCCACCGCCGCCGACGTGGTAAACGAGTACGGCGAGGCCGAGCTGCACCGCATTTTTGGCATGTACGGCGAGGTAACCAACGCCCGCACCCTGGCCAAGGCCGTGGTGCAAAGCCGGGGCGGCCGCGGCATCGAAACCATTGCCGATCTGAAAAAAGCCATTGCCAGCTGCACCCCGCGCGGCAAGGAAAACAAGTACCTGGCGCAGGTATTTCAGGCCTTGCGCATCGAGGTAAACAACGAATTGACGGTACTGGAGGCCATGCTGGAGCAAGCCGCCCAGGTGCTGCGGCCGGGCGGGCGGCTGGTGGTCATGTCGTACCACTCGCTCGAAGACCGGCTGGTGAAAAACTACCTAGGCACGGGCAAATTCTTCGGGGAGGTAGAAAAGGATTTGTTCGGCAACCCGCAGAAACCTTTTGAGGTGCTCACGCGCAAACCCGTTACGGCTTCCGAAGAAGAGCTGCAGCTGAACAACCGTGCCCGCAGCGCCAAGCTGCGCGTGGGCGTGCGCAACGAGTTCGTTATCAAACCCAAGCACTGA
- a CDS encoding TonB-dependent receptor: protein MPASLRSRALRLAPLLLLGAAPAAFAQSTAAPKPVRGEVTDGASRAALPGAIVRWLGTDQAATTDDKGLFVLPYSTKATSGRLVVNALGYRPDTVQAAPYVRVALKGSAELQEVVITERAPSYSSLTPTNTQVISAQDLTKSACCNLAESFETNASVEVSTTDAASGAKQIQLLGLDGSYSLLTVDNLPALRGLSSPYRLNYLAGPWIESIDIIKGMGSVVNGYESVSGQVNVRLKEPDATDRLLFNAYVNDFGKFDLNLNTSARINPKLSTALLLHADHLGNRIDRNRDGFMDLPLATQYNLMNKWKYKSGKAVVSELGVGALRETRLGGQVGFRAEEVGNPNYGITQATNRYTAYNKTSYTWPTKPYQSLGLLLSGTSHSFNSTFGGSTYGLPFDVVLQEGNLFRPQRRYDGTQRTGLATLLFQSAIGNTAHVYRLGASYLYDDYQEYLRTGPNAAETPEQTRQRERRARTERVPGAFAEYTYQNSRNLTVVAGARADYHNLYGWFVTPRLNVKYDPTSSTVLRLAAGRGYRVANPIAENTGMLVSSRPFSIANNLQAERAWNVGGSVSQYFTVAGRQATFVADYYHTIFQNQVVADPYSLPSMLIIGNLAPGGRSFSRSFQAEVQIEPVKGLHAKAAYKWLDVKTSYGNRLLPKPLTPQHRLFANVGYASAYDKWRADLTAQWYGKRPYAPSLMHQHDAGAAGPVLRYAPRYALLNAQLTRAFKRIDVYAGVENLTNFRQRNPIDAAAQPFGPMFDAAMNWGPIYGRLTYLGMRFRLE, encoded by the coding sequence ATGCCTGCTTCGTTGCGAAGCCGCGCCCTGCGCCTTGCGCCCTTGCTCCTGCTTGGGGCCGCGCCGGCCGCATTCGCTCAATCAACTGCCGCGCCCAAACCCGTACGCGGCGAAGTAACCGATGGCGCCTCGCGCGCCGCCTTGCCCGGCGCCATTGTGCGCTGGCTCGGCACCGACCAAGCCGCCACCACCGACGACAAGGGCTTGTTCGTGCTGCCTTATTCTACTAAAGCTACCTCCGGGCGGCTCGTGGTAAATGCCCTGGGCTACCGCCCCGATACCGTGCAGGCCGCTCCCTACGTTCGGGTAGCCCTTAAGGGCAGCGCCGAGCTGCAGGAAGTTGTGATTACCGAGCGGGCCCCGAGCTACTCCTCGCTCACACCTACCAACACGCAGGTAATCAGCGCGCAAGACCTGACCAAGTCGGCTTGCTGCAACCTGGCCGAAAGCTTCGAGACCAACGCTTCGGTTGAGGTTTCGACCACCGATGCTGCTTCGGGGGCCAAGCAAATTCAGCTGCTGGGCCTGGATGGCTCTTACTCGCTGCTGACGGTGGATAACCTGCCGGCGCTGCGCGGCCTGTCGTCGCCATACCGCCTTAACTACCTGGCCGGCCCCTGGATCGAGAGCATCGACATCATCAAGGGCATGGGCTCGGTGGTGAATGGCTACGAGTCGGTTTCGGGGCAGGTGAACGTGCGGCTGAAGGAGCCCGATGCCACCGACCGCCTGCTGTTCAACGCCTACGTCAACGACTTCGGCAAATTCGACCTGAACCTCAACACCTCGGCCCGCATCAACCCCAAGCTGAGCACCGCCCTGCTGCTGCACGCCGACCACCTAGGCAACCGCATCGACCGCAACCGGGACGGGTTCATGGACCTGCCCCTGGCCACGCAGTACAACCTGATGAACAAGTGGAAGTACAAGTCGGGCAAGGCCGTGGTAAGCGAGCTGGGCGTGGGTGCGCTGCGCGAAACGCGCCTAGGTGGCCAGGTTGGTTTTCGGGCCGAGGAGGTGGGCAACCCCAACTACGGCATCACGCAGGCAACCAACCGCTACACGGCCTACAACAAAACCTCCTACACCTGGCCCACCAAGCCCTACCAGAGCCTGGGCCTGCTGCTTTCGGGCACCAGCCATAGCTTTAACTCCACGTTTGGCGGCAGCACGTATGGTTTGCCGTTTGATGTGGTGCTGCAAGAGGGCAACCTGTTTAGGCCGCAGCGCCGGTACGATGGCACGCAACGCACCGGGCTGGCAACGCTGCTGTTCCAGAGCGCCATCGGCAACACCGCGCACGTGTACCGCCTAGGTGCCAGCTACCTCTACGACGACTACCAGGAGTACCTGCGCACGGGCCCCAACGCGGCCGAAACGCCGGAGCAAACCCGCCAGCGCGAGCGGCGCGCCCGCACCGAGCGCGTGCCCGGCGCTTTTGCCGAGTACACCTACCAAAACTCGCGTAACCTGACGGTAGTGGCCGGCGCCCGCGCCGATTACCACAACCTCTACGGCTGGTTCGTGACGCCGCGCCTGAACGTGAAGTACGACCCCACCAGCAGCACGGTGTTGCGCCTGGCGGCTGGCCGTGGCTACCGCGTAGCCAACCCCATTGCCGAAAACACGGGCATGCTGGTGAGCAGCCGCCCCTTCAGCATTGCCAACAACCTGCAGGCCGAGCGGGCCTGGAATGTGGGCGGCTCCGTGTCGCAGTACTTTACGGTGGCCGGCAGGCAGGCAACGTTTGTGGCCGATTACTACCACACCATCTTCCAGAACCAGGTGGTAGCCGACCCCTATTCGTTGCCCTCGATGCTCATTATCGGCAACCTGGCGCCGGGCGGCCGCTCGTTTTCGCGCAGCTTCCAGGCCGAAGTGCAAATTGAGCCCGTGAAAGGCCTGCACGCCAAAGCTGCCTATAAATGGCTCGATGTGAAAACCAGCTACGGCAACCGCCTGCTGCCCAAGCCGCTTACGCCGCAGCACCGCTTGTTTGCCAACGTGGGCTACGCCAGTGCCTACGACAAGTGGCGCGCCGACCTCACGGCCCAGTGGTACGGCAAGCGCCCCTACGCCCCCAGCCTGATGCACCAGCACGACGCCGGCGCTGCCGGCCCGGTGCTGCGCTACGCCCCGCGCTACGCCTTGCTCAACGCCCAGCTTACCCGCGCCTTTAAGCGCATCGATGTGTACGCCGGCGTCGAAAACCTGACCAATTTCCGGCAGCGCAACCCCATCGACGCAGCCGCGCAGCCTTTCGGACCCATGTTTGATGCTGCCATGAACTGGGGCCCCATCTATGGGCGTTTGACTTACCTCGGCATGCGCTTCCGGCTGGAATAG
- a CDS encoding heavy-metal-associated domain-containing protein — MKTLRALSFGLLAVVGTQFSHAQDTAPKAKQKAGTEQVSIKTSAVCDMCKARLEKALAYEKGVQAAVLNVPTQMLTVTYRTDKTNADALRSAVVATGYDADAKTANAKAYERLPECCKKTNGVHTTE; from the coding sequence ATGAAAACCCTCCGCGCACTTTCCTTTGGCCTGCTGGCCGTTGTTGGTACCCAGTTCTCGCACGCCCAGGACACCGCTCCCAAAGCCAAGCAGAAAGCCGGCACCGAGCAGGTGAGCATCAAAACCTCGGCCGTGTGCGATATGTGCAAAGCCCGCCTCGAAAAGGCTTTGGCCTACGAAAAAGGCGTGCAGGCTGCCGTGCTGAACGTGCCCACGCAAATGCTCACGGTTACCTACCGCACCGATAAAACCAATGCCGACGCCCTGCGCTCGGCCGTGGTGGCCACCGGCTACGATGCCGATGCGAAAACCGCTAACGCCAAGGCATACGAGCGTTTGCCCGAGTGCTGCAAAAAAACCAACGGCGTGCACACCACCGAATAA